A DNA window from Paenibacillus sp. HWE-109 contains the following coding sequences:
- a CDS encoding ABC transporter permease produces the protein MNTMTKYWNKNWQLYLLLALPLLFFAIFKYGPMYGILISFKEFNFFEGISGSRWIGFAAFKEVFHMHDFYITLRNTLMLNFLDLIVSFPAPLLIAIMLYELKKEWFRKLSQTVLYIPHFISWVIIGGIVYQLFGTQSGAVNNVLSLFGIDAIPFLTDKNYWLNTYLLTGVWQSAGWGTIIYLAALTGINRELFEAAEVDGAGRFRRIWHITLPGLQPTILTLLIINLGNMVSIGFERPFVIGNVTVREYSQVLSTFVYNIGLESGQYTLATAVGLFQSVVGLIFVLGANYVSKKMTDQGIL, from the coding sequence ATGAACACGATGACGAAATACTGGAATAAGAATTGGCAGCTGTACCTTCTGCTTGCATTACCTCTATTGTTTTTTGCAATCTTCAAGTACGGTCCGATGTATGGCATTCTGATTTCTTTCAAAGAATTTAATTTCTTTGAGGGGATATCCGGCAGTCGATGGATTGGGTTTGCTGCTTTCAAAGAAGTTTTTCATATGCACGATTTCTACATCACACTGCGCAACACCCTAATGCTGAATTTCTTGGACTTAATCGTCTCTTTTCCAGCGCCGCTGCTGATTGCCATCATGTTATATGAATTGAAGAAAGAATGGTTCCGCAAATTATCGCAAACCGTGCTCTACATTCCCCATTTTATTTCCTGGGTCATTATTGGGGGGATTGTCTATCAACTATTCGGAACGCAGTCTGGGGCTGTAAATAATGTCCTGAGTCTGTTTGGCATAGACGCAATTCCATTTCTAACGGATAAAAACTATTGGTTGAACACCTATCTATTAACGGGAGTGTGGCAAAGCGCCGGGTGGGGAACGATCATTTATCTCGCTGCTTTGACAGGTATCAACCGCGAACTGTTCGAAGCCGCAGAAGTGGATGGCGCGGGGAGATTCAGACGCATTTGGCACATAACCTTACCAGGCTTGCAGCCTACAATTCTCACTTTGCTCATCATTAATTTGGGTAATATGGTCAGCATCGGCTTTGAGCGGCCGTTTGTGATCGGCAATGTCACGGTACGTGAATATTCGCAGGTATTGAGCACGTTTGTTTATAATATCGGTTTGGAATCCGGACAGTATACCCTCGCGACTGCGGTTGGTTTATTCCAATCTGTCGTAGGTCTCATCTTTGTGCTTGGGGCTAACTACGTATCCAAAAAAATGACGGACCAAGGTATTTTATAA
- a CDS encoding carbohydrate ABC transporter permease, producing the protein MSAQRANRWFDITNVVLVTCLVLICLAPFIHILAISFSSNEPIMAGKVSLYPVDFTLEAYAKVFQNDSMIRSLGFTIVLTLLYTALCMLMTLAAAYPLSKNSLKGGRLFMFFIVVTMFFSGGLIPEYILVKDLHLMNSMWSLILPQLINPFYLIILISFIRSIPEGLEEAAQIDGCSPLQTLFRIILPLSMPIISTISLFYAVNRWNGFTDTLFYITKPGLYPLQLKLYQLIMNNMATDMMQAEGAQMLRMTPESLKAASVMFATLPILLVYPWLQRYFVSGIMVGAVKG; encoded by the coding sequence ATGAGTGCACAACGCGCCAATCGATGGTTTGACATAACGAATGTTGTCCTGGTTACTTGCTTAGTTCTAATCTGTTTAGCGCCGTTTATTCACATTCTTGCGATATCGTTCAGTTCAAATGAACCCATTATGGCAGGCAAAGTTTCACTGTATCCTGTTGATTTCACCTTGGAAGCGTATGCGAAAGTGTTTCAGAACGATTCTATGATTCGCTCTTTAGGTTTCACGATTGTGCTTACCTTGCTGTATACGGCACTTTGCATGCTGATGACGTTGGCGGCAGCCTATCCACTATCGAAAAACTCGCTGAAAGGCGGCAGGTTGTTCATGTTTTTCATCGTGGTGACGATGTTTTTCAGCGGCGGCTTAATTCCTGAGTACATTCTGGTCAAAGATTTACACTTAATGAACTCGATGTGGTCGTTAATCTTGCCGCAATTGATCAATCCTTTTTATCTGATCATTTTGATTTCTTTTATTCGGAGCATACCGGAAGGCTTGGAAGAAGCTGCGCAAATCGATGGCTGTAGTCCGCTGCAGACGTTATTCCGAATTATTCTGCCATTGTCGATGCCGATTATCTCAACCATCAGCTTATTCTATGCAGTTAACCGCTGGAATGGTTTTACAGATACGTTATTTTATATTACAAAACCAGGGCTTTACCCGCTTCAATTGAAGCTGTATCAGTTGATCATGAACAATATGGCGACGGATATGATGCAAGCGGAAGGTGCCCAAATGCTTCGTATGACACCGGAAAGTTTGAAGGCGGCAAGTGTCATGTTCGCAACACTGCCGATTCTGCTTGTGTACCCTTGGCTGCAGCGCTATTTCGTATCTGGCATCATGGTAGGCGCAGTGAAAGGTTAG
- a CDS encoding extracellular solute-binding protein, producing the protein MNNRRLVKQAVLMLSLISVLSACSNSSNSSDVKSGKETDRPAKKATLKVEIFDRGNSPSGLTVTNNLLTKYVQDNFGTPNNIDVQFIPVPRSQEVQKLNVLMASGDDVPDIVFTYDSGTFYRYAQQGGLTDMTELLNQQGPNLKTYLGAETLQYGQVEGKQYSLPGKRIFLGKYANYIRKDWLDLLQLPVPKTTDELYTTLKAFKEKDPGKTGGKTIPFGMTIAPAQYDPLLWSFIKPMTEEQAYTLTQQLGSSDYPVLLPGFKDALKYMNKLYNEGLLSKDFGLDKDKKQLSQDTIAGKVGFFSEDIPNIYDKTDGVYAPLQNNTPSAVLTPVDPFTNSEGKHAKPAYSPTGLYIMIPKSSKSAAEAVRYLDWMSQKDHLFYMQNGVEGENFKLVDGLPVALDTPEAAKRVYNFGDMAIIANGKDLGDSKKNIDIMTTALPDKYNNDAKQSFTISLADTISPKRFDKVIEAEAKYGTTLLEKYKQLLVKTAMVKPDEFDKTYDSMLEDYLQNGGQAILDERKTAYAKKGK; encoded by the coding sequence ATGAACAATCGCAGACTTGTTAAACAAGCAGTCCTCATGCTTTCATTAATCAGCGTATTATCCGCATGCTCGAATTCATCCAATAGTTCGGACGTCAAGTCTGGCAAAGAAACAGATAGGCCAGCTAAGAAAGCGACATTGAAAGTGGAGATCTTCGATCGCGGCAACTCGCCGTCAGGTTTAACTGTCACCAACAATTTATTGACGAAGTATGTACAGGATAATTTCGGTACGCCGAATAACATTGACGTGCAATTCATCCCGGTTCCTCGTTCGCAAGAAGTGCAGAAGCTGAATGTTCTGATGGCCAGTGGTGACGATGTGCCTGATATTGTCTTTACGTATGATTCGGGCACCTTTTATCGGTATGCGCAGCAAGGCGGTTTAACGGATATGACAGAACTTCTAAACCAGCAAGGACCTAATTTGAAAACTTATTTGGGTGCCGAAACACTGCAATACGGACAAGTCGAGGGCAAACAATACTCGCTGCCAGGCAAACGAATTTTCTTGGGTAAATATGCCAACTACATTCGGAAAGACTGGTTGGATCTGTTGCAGTTGCCGGTTCCAAAAACAACGGACGAATTGTATACAACATTGAAAGCTTTTAAAGAGAAGGACCCAGGTAAAACCGGCGGTAAAACGATACCGTTCGGTATGACCATAGCCCCTGCTCAATATGACCCGCTGCTCTGGTCTTTCATCAAGCCGATGACAGAGGAGCAGGCCTACACGCTAACCCAGCAGTTGGGTTCGAGTGATTATCCGGTGCTTCTGCCAGGCTTCAAGGACGCGCTTAAGTATATGAATAAATTGTACAACGAAGGCCTGTTGAGCAAAGATTTTGGTCTGGATAAGGACAAAAAACAGCTTTCGCAGGATACCATCGCAGGAAAAGTTGGCTTCTTCAGTGAGGATATTCCGAATATTTACGATAAAACAGACGGTGTATATGCTCCGCTTCAAAACAACACGCCAAGCGCTGTGCTAACGCCTGTTGATCCGTTCACGAACTCAGAAGGCAAACATGCGAAGCCTGCATATTCTCCAACCGGATTGTACATCATGATTCCAAAATCCAGTAAAAGTGCGGCTGAGGCAGTCAGATATCTGGACTGGATGTCGCAAAAGGATCACCTCTTTTATATGCAAAATGGGGTAGAAGGCGAGAACTTTAAGTTGGTGGACGGCTTGCCGGTTGCCTTGGATACGCCTGAAGCTGCTAAACGCGTTTACAACTTCGGTGATATGGCGATTATCGCGAATGGCAAAGATCTCGGAGATTCAAAGAAAAACATTGATATTATGACGACGGCGCTGCCGGACAAATACAACAATGATGCGAAGCAATCCTTTACAATTTCGTTGGCAGACACGATCTCGCCCAAACGATTTGATAAAGTGATTGAAGCAGAAGCGAAATACGGCACAACATTGCTGGAGAAATACAAGCAACTTTTAGTGAAAACTGCAATGGTCAAACCAGATGAGTTTGATAAAACGTATGACAGTATGCTGGAGGATTACTTGCAAAACGGTGGTCAAGCGATTCTGGATGAGCGCAAAACAGCGTACGCCAAGAAGGGCAAATAG